Proteins from one Halovivax limisalsi genomic window:
- a CDS encoding LeuA family protein, translating to MSPGRGVEFFDGNEVATVAEIDDVQFFDTTLRDGEQAARISFTYEEKREIAAVLDEMGVHVIEAGFPVSSDEEFEAVRDIADACETTVCGLARIVDADVEAALDSGVDMVHVFASTSDVQIEDSMHSTREAVKRKSVECVERVTDAGVECMFSPMDATRTDADYLAEVVEATTEAGADWINIPDTVGVCTPDRMGDLVEFVGEHTDAELDVHCHDDFGMATANSVAGIEAGASQAQVSVNGIGERAGNAATEEVVMAIESIYGVDTGIDTTRFVELSSLVEERSGVTMPANKPVVGENAFSHESGIHAAGVIENAATFEPGVMTPEMVGAERDFVLGKHTGTHNVRKHLQEASYDPTDEQVRAVTARVKSYAATEGEVTAEVVERIARDVGADRERVTEGRA from the coding sequence CTGTCACCCGGCAGGGGAGTCGAGTTCTTCGACGGTAATGAAGTGGCTACTGTAGCCGAGATTGACGACGTACAGTTCTTCGATACGACGCTGCGAGACGGCGAGCAAGCGGCACGCATCTCCTTTACGTACGAGGAGAAACGTGAGATCGCCGCGGTGCTCGACGAGATGGGCGTCCACGTCATCGAGGCGGGCTTCCCGGTGAGCTCCGACGAGGAGTTCGAGGCGGTGCGCGACATCGCCGACGCGTGCGAGACGACCGTCTGCGGCCTCGCCCGGATCGTCGACGCCGACGTCGAGGCGGCGCTGGATTCTGGCGTGGACATGGTCCACGTCTTCGCGTCGACCTCGGACGTCCAGATCGAGGATTCGATGCACTCGACGCGAGAGGCAGTCAAGCGCAAGTCCGTCGAGTGCGTCGAGCGCGTCACAGACGCGGGCGTCGAGTGTATGTTCTCGCCCATGGACGCGACGCGGACCGACGCGGACTACCTCGCCGAGGTCGTCGAGGCGACGACGGAAGCGGGTGCGGACTGGATCAACATCCCCGACACGGTGGGCGTCTGTACGCCCGATCGGATGGGCGATCTCGTCGAGTTCGTCGGCGAGCACACCGACGCCGAGCTGGACGTGCACTGTCACGACGACTTCGGGATGGCGACCGCGAACTCCGTCGCCGGGATCGAGGCCGGCGCCAGCCAGGCGCAGGTCTCGGTCAACGGGATCGGCGAGCGGGCCGGCAACGCGGCCACCGAGGAGGTCGTGATGGCGATCGAGTCCATCTACGGCGTCGACACGGGCATCGACACCACCCGGTTCGTCGAGCTCTCCTCGCTGGTCGAGGAGCGAAGCGGCGTAACGATGCCGGCCAACAAGCCGGTCGTCGGCGAGAACGCGTTCAGTCACGAGAGCGGCATCCACGCCGCCGGCGTGATCGAGAACGCGGCGACGTTCGAACCCGGCGTGATGACCCCGGAGATGGTCGGCGCCGAGCGCGACTTCGTGCTGGGCAAGCACACCGGCACCCACAACGTCCGCAAGCACCTGCAGGAGGCGAGCTACGATCCGACCGACGAGCAGGTGCGGGCGGTGACCGCCCGCGTGAAGTCCTACGCCGCGACCGAGGGCGAGGTGACCGCGGAGGTCGTCGAGCGGATCGCCCGCGACGTCGGCGCCGACCGCGAGCGGGTCACCGAGGGCCGAGCCTGA
- the ilvB gene encoding biosynthetic-type acetolactate synthase large subunit, which yields MTDTTSTHRETARTEEASGRDDAAGRSADAEPAGGTAATETNPPTGGTSDAETEDAPVATGADAVVRALEAAGVELAFGVQGGAIMPVYDALSSSSVTHVTMAHEQAAAHAADAYGLVANEPGVCLATSGPGATNLVTGIADANMDSDAMLALTGQVPTDLVGNDAFQETDTVGVTRPITKDNSFADDANTVGAVVEDAYRLAGSGRQGPTLVDLPKDVSLADLDERVAFDDAASTDDTADGDPAPRADDAAVEAAARAIESADRPVCLFGGGVVAADANDVATAFARENEIPVATTMPGLGSFPEDDDLALSFAGMHGTGYANMAITHTDCLIAVGTRFDDRLTGGIEAFAPEAEVIHVDIDPAEISKNVRADYPLIGDAGAVLDQLSEAVESAPAAESWREQCAEWKETYPLTYGMPDDEPLKPQFVVEAFDAATADDAIVTTGVGQHQMWACQFWTFTEPRTWVSSHGLGTMGYGLPAAIGARLAADEADEPDRDVVCFEGDASFLMTIQELSVAVRENLDVTVAVLNNEHIGMVRQWQDAFFEGRRTASVYDWMPAFDALAEAFGARGFAVDDSADVADTVEAALSYDGPSVIDFHIDPEENVLPMVPSGGANGEFALSEDHL from the coding sequence ATGACAGATACGACGTCGACGCATCGCGAGACAGCGAGAACGGAGGAAGCGTCCGGCCGCGACGACGCTGCCGGCCGGTCCGCGGACGCAGAGCCGGCCGGCGGCACCGCGGCCACGGAAACGAATCCACCGACAGGCGGGACCAGCGACGCAGAGACGGAGGACGCCCCGGTCGCCACGGGCGCGGACGCCGTGGTTCGCGCGCTCGAGGCGGCCGGCGTCGAGCTGGCCTTCGGCGTGCAGGGCGGCGCGATCATGCCCGTCTACGACGCGCTCTCCAGCTCGTCGGTGACTCACGTGACGATGGCCCACGAGCAAGCGGCCGCCCACGCGGCGGACGCCTACGGTCTCGTGGCGAACGAACCCGGCGTCTGCCTCGCGACGTCCGGACCGGGAGCGACGAACCTCGTCACCGGCATCGCCGACGCGAACATGGATTCGGACGCGATGCTCGCCCTGACGGGACAGGTCCCGACCGACCTCGTCGGCAACGACGCCTTCCAGGAAACCGACACGGTCGGCGTCACGCGGCCCATCACGAAGGACAACTCGTTCGCCGACGACGCGAACACGGTCGGCGCCGTCGTCGAAGACGCGTATCGGCTGGCCGGAAGCGGTCGACAGGGACCGACGCTGGTCGACCTGCCGAAGGACGTTTCGCTCGCCGACCTCGACGAGCGCGTCGCGTTCGACGACGCGGCGTCGACCGACGACACCGCGGACGGAGATCCGGCGCCGCGGGCCGACGACGCGGCGGTCGAGGCGGCCGCTCGCGCGATCGAATCGGCCGACCGACCCGTCTGCCTATTCGGTGGCGGCGTCGTCGCCGCCGACGCGAACGACGTCGCGACGGCGTTCGCGCGCGAGAACGAGATCCCGGTCGCGACGACGATGCCCGGGCTCGGATCGTTCCCCGAGGACGACGACCTCGCGCTGTCGTTCGCCGGGATGCACGGCACCGGCTACGCCAACATGGCGATCACGCACACCGACTGCCTGATCGCCGTCGGAACCCGCTTCGACGACCGGTTGACCGGCGGCATCGAGGCGTTCGCGCCCGAGGCCGAGGTGATCCACGTCGACATCGATCCGGCCGAGATCAGCAAGAACGTCCGCGCGGACTACCCGCTGATCGGCGACGCTGGCGCCGTCCTCGACCAGCTGTCCGAGGCCGTCGAGAGCGCACCGGCGGCCGAGTCGTGGCGCGAGCAGTGCGCCGAGTGGAAAGAGACGTATCCGCTGACCTACGGGATGCCGGACGACGAGCCGCTGAAGCCCCAGTTCGTGGTCGAAGCGTTCGACGCGGCGACGGCCGACGACGCGATCGTCACGACCGGCGTCGGCCAGCACCAGATGTGGGCGTGCCAGTTCTGGACGTTCACCGAACCGCGCACGTGGGTCTCCTCGCACGGCCTGGGAACGATGGGTTACGGCCTCCCGGCCGCGATCGGCGCGAGACTCGCGGCCGACGAGGCGGACGAGCCCGATCGCGACGTCGTCTGCTTCGAGGGCGACGCCTCGTTCCTGATGACGATCCAGGAGCTCTCCGTCGCCGTGCGCGAGAACCTCGACGTCACCGTCGCCGTGCTCAACAACGAACACATCGGCATGGTGCGCCAGTGGCAGGACGCCTTCTTCGAGGGGCGGCGGACGGCCTCGGTGTACGACTGGATGCCGGCGTTCGACGCGCTCGCCGAGGCGTTCGGCGCGCGCGGCTTCGCCGTCGACGACTCCGCCGACGTCGCCGACACCGTCGAGGCGGCGCTTTCCTACGACGGTCCCTCGGTGATCGACTTCCACATCGACCCGGAGGAGAACGTCCTGCCGATGGTGCCGAGCGGCGGCGCGAACGGCGAATTCGCCCTCTCGGAGGATCACCTATGA
- the ilvN gene encoding acetolactate synthase small subunit: MSDERDENDAGLPGPSPSERPHPRGRRNTDGIRIDPVVEAEHEQRRAVVSALVEHEPGVLARISGLVSRRQFNIESLTVGPTTVEGHARITMVVEETDPGLDQLKKQLRKLQVVIAAGEIAGETVARELVLIKVRGDRPEGVHAVTEMYGGETLHAGPQTITVQLTGAEDTIDAAIDAYHQFGIVEIARTGPTALARGDTPTTPGEQPASSASKADPTDKADSASRTDQANQTRPGTAEPSTSD; the protein is encoded by the coding sequence ATGAGCGACGAGCGTGACGAGAACGACGCCGGCCTGCCGGGCCCATCCCCGTCGGAGCGACCCCATCCCAGGGGTCGGCGCAACACCGACGGGATCCGCATCGATCCGGTCGTCGAGGCCGAACACGAGCAGCGGCGAGCGGTCGTCTCCGCCTTGGTCGAGCACGAGCCGGGCGTGCTCGCACGGATCTCGGGGCTGGTCTCGCGCCGACAGTTCAACATCGAGAGCCTGACCGTCGGGCCGACGACCGTCGAGGGCCACGCCCGCATCACGATGGTCGTCGAGGAGACCGATCCCGGCCTCGACCAGTTGAAAAAGCAGCTGCGAAAGCTCCAGGTCGTCATCGCCGCCGGCGAGATCGCGGGCGAGACCGTCGCGCGCGAACTCGTCCTGATCAAGGTGCGCGGCGACCGACCCGAGGGCGTCCACGCGGTCACCGAGATGTACGGCGGCGAGACCCTCCACGCTGGCCCGCAAACGATCACCGTCCAGCTCACGGGCGCGGAGGACACCATCGACGCCGCGATCGACGCCTACCACCAGTTCGGCATCGTCGAGATCGCCCGCACTGGACCGACCGCCCTGGCCCGCGGCGACACCCCGACGACGCCGGGCGAACAGCCCGCGTCGAGCGCGTCCAAGGCCGATCCCACCGACAAGGCCGATTCGGCGAGCCGGACCGACCAGGCCAACCAGACCCGCCCGGGGACAGCCGAACCATCCACAAGCGACTGA
- the ilvC gene encoding ketol-acid reductoisomerase, whose translation MAARRRDAQSAAADENTADAVTETTTGAATESDDATETSHGGTDTTVDESPTFLTDGGTVADESSVEATIYYEADADRRYLNDETVAVLGYGSQGHAHAQNLADSGVDVVVGLRPDSSSREAAKADGLRVATPAAAVEQASVVSVLLPDTVQPDVYAESIEPNLEPGDTLQFAHGFNVHYNQIAPPADVDVTMIAPKSPGHLVRRNYENDQGTPGLLAVYQDATGEAREQALAYADALGCTRAGVVETTFREETETDLFGEQAVLCGGVTELVKAGFETLVDAGYAPEMAYFECLNELKLIVDLMYEGGHMEMWNSVSDTAEYGGLTRGEGVVDREGMDDILEAVQNGEFAREWISENRANRPAYTQYRQAEQDHEIERVGAELRQLFAWDEAAEDGR comes from the coding sequence ATGGCCGCGCGGCGTCGAGACGCGCAGTCCGCGGCGGCTGACGAGAACACCGCCGACGCGGTAACCGAGACGACGACCGGCGCAGCGACTGAATCGGACGACGCGACGGAGACGAGTCACGGTGGGACCGACACCACCGTCGACGAATCGCCCACGTTCCTGACCGACGGCGGAACGGTCGCCGACGAGTCGTCGGTCGAGGCGACGATCTACTACGAGGCGGACGCCGACCGGCGCTATCTCAACGACGAGACGGTCGCCGTCCTGGGCTACGGCTCGCAGGGTCACGCGCACGCACAGAACCTGGCCGACAGCGGCGTCGACGTCGTCGTCGGCCTGCGCCCCGACAGCAGCTCGCGCGAGGCCGCGAAGGCGGACGGCCTCCGCGTCGCGACGCCGGCCGCCGCCGTCGAGCAGGCCTCGGTCGTGAGCGTCCTCCTGCCGGATACGGTCCAGCCGGACGTCTACGCGGAATCGATCGAGCCGAACCTCGAGCCGGGAGACACGCTGCAGTTCGCCCACGGCTTCAACGTCCACTACAACCAGATCGCGCCGCCCGCGGACGTCGACGTGACGATGATCGCGCCGAAGTCGCCGGGCCACCTCGTCCGGCGCAACTACGAGAACGACCAGGGAACGCCGGGCCTGCTCGCCGTCTACCAGGACGCGACCGGCGAGGCCCGCGAGCAGGCGCTCGCCTACGCCGACGCGCTCGGTTGTACCCGGGCCGGCGTCGTCGAGACGACGTTCCGCGAGGAGACCGAGACCGACCTCTTCGGCGAGCAAGCCGTCCTCTGCGGCGGCGTCACCGAACTCGTCAAAGCCGGTTTCGAGACGCTCGTCGACGCGGGCTACGCCCCCGAGATGGCCTACTTCGAGTGCCTGAACGAGCTCAAGCTCATCGTCGACCTGATGTACGAGGGCGGCCACATGGAGATGTGGAACTCCGTCTCCGACACGGCCGAGTACGGCGGCCTGACCCGCGGTGAGGGCGTCGTCGACCGCGAGGGGATGGACGACATTCTCGAGGCGGTCCAGAACGGCGAGTTCGCCCGCGAGTGGATCAGCGAAAATCGGGCGAACCGCCCCGCCTACACCCAGTACCGCCAGGCCGAGCAGGACCACGAAATCGAGCGGGTCGGCGCCGAGCTGCGCCAGCTGTTCGCCTGGGACGAGGCGGCCGAGGACGGGCGATGA
- the leuC gene encoding 3-isopropylmalate dehydratase large subunit has protein sequence MSEGTLYDRVWDEHRVRTLPTGQDQLFVGLHLVHEVTSPQAFGMLEERGYDVAYPSLTHATVDHIIPTADQSRPFADDAAEEMMRALEANVSAANIDFSDPESGRQGIVHVVGPEQGLTQPGTTVVCGDSHTATHGAFGALAFGIGTSQIRDVLATGCVAMEKQRVRRIEVTGELGPGVTAKDVILAIIRELGTDGGVGYVYEYAGEAIESMDMEGRMSICNMSIEGGARAGYVNPDETTYAWLAETPAFADDPGRLEELKPYWESIRSDPDATYDDVVQIDASSLEPMVTWGTTPGQGVGVSEPIPDPSELPDDERDVAREAQEHMRVTPGETMDGYEIDVAFLGSCTNARLADLRAAAEVVSGREVHPDVRAMVVPGSQRVKAAAEREGLDAVFREAGFDWRGAGCSMCLGMNDDQLEGDEACASSSNRNFVGRQGSPDGRTVLMSPKMVAAAAVTGAVTDVRTLPEVTV, from the coding sequence ATGAGCGAGGGGACGCTCTACGACCGCGTGTGGGACGAACACCGGGTCCGGACGCTCCCGACCGGCCAGGATCAGCTGTTCGTCGGCCTGCACCTGGTCCACGAGGTCACCAGCCCGCAGGCGTTCGGCATGCTCGAAGAGCGGGGCTACGACGTCGCCTACCCCTCGCTCACGCACGCGACGGTCGATCACATTATCCCGACGGCCGACCAGTCGCGTCCGTTCGCCGACGACGCGGCCGAGGAGATGATGCGGGCCCTGGAGGCGAACGTCTCGGCGGCGAATATCGACTTTTCGGACCCCGAGTCCGGTCGACAGGGCATCGTCCACGTCGTCGGGCCGGAGCAGGGACTCACCCAGCCCGGAACGACCGTCGTCTGCGGCGACTCCCACACCGCGACCCACGGCGCGTTCGGCGCGCTCGCCTTCGGCATCGGCACCTCCCAGATCCGGGACGTGCTCGCGACCGGCTGCGTCGCCATGGAGAAACAGCGCGTCCGCCGGATCGAAGTCACCGGCGAACTCGGTCCGGGCGTCACCGCCAAGGACGTCATCCTGGCGATCATCCGCGAGCTGGGTACCGACGGCGGCGTCGGCTACGTCTACGAGTACGCGGGCGAAGCGATCGAGTCGATGGACATGGAGGGACGAATGAGCATCTGCAACATGTCGATCGAGGGCGGCGCCCGTGCCGGGTACGTCAACCCCGACGAGACCACCTACGCGTGGCTGGCCGAGACGCCCGCCTTCGCGGACGACCCCGGCCGACTCGAGGAACTGAAACCGTACTGGGAGTCGATCCGCTCGGATCCCGACGCCACGTACGACGACGTCGTCCAGATCGACGCCTCGTCGCTCGAACCGATGGTGACCTGGGGGACGACCCCGGGGCAGGGCGTCGGCGTCTCCGAGCCGATCCCCGACCCGTCCGAGTTGCCCGACGACGAGCGAGACGTCGCCCGCGAGGCCCAGGAGCACATGCGCGTCACGCCCGGCGAGACCATGGACGGGTACGAGATCGACGTCGCCTTCCTCGGCTCCTGTACGAACGCGCGCCTGGCCGACCTGCGGGCCGCGGCCGAGGTCGTGTCGGGTCGCGAGGTCCACCCCGACGTCCGGGCGATGGTCGTCCCCGGCAGCCAGCGGGTCAAGGCCGCGGCCGAGCGCGAGGGCCTCGACGCGGTCTTCCGCGAGGCCGGCTTCGACTGGCGCGGCGCCGGCTGCTCGATGTGTCTGGGGATGAACGACGACCAGCTCGAGGGCGACGAGGCGTGTGCCTCCTCCTCGAACCGCAACTTCGTCGGCCGCCAGGGCAGTCCCGACGGTCGGACCGTACTGATGAGTCCGAAGATGGTCGCCGCGGCGGCCGTCACCGGCGCCGTCACGGACGTCCGGACGCTTCCGGAGGTGACGGTATGA
- the leuD gene encoding 3-isopropylmalate dehydratase small subunit, with translation MTGDEAAEPTTAGPDPVERVRGTGIPVRGNEIDTDQILPARFLKAVTFEGLGQFAFFDQRFDENDDPLDHPFNDDRFTGASILVVNSNFGCGSSREHAPQALMRWGIDAIVGESFAEIFAGNCLGLGIPTVTADHESVVALQDWIEDNPDDSIAVSVAAETVTYGGTTLDVTVDEAQRRALVDGNWDTTALMRQNAESVRETAESLPYVDLEPDDGIGRTGQ, from the coding sequence ATGACCGGTGACGAGGCGGCCGAACCCACGACGGCTGGCCCGGACCCGGTCGAGCGCGTTCGCGGCACCGGCATTCCGGTTCGCGGCAACGAGATCGACACCGACCAGATCCTGCCGGCGCGCTTCCTGAAGGCGGTCACCTTCGAGGGACTCGGCCAGTTCGCGTTCTTCGACCAGCGATTTGATGAGAACGACGACCCGCTCGACCATCCGTTCAACGACGATCGCTTCACCGGCGCGTCGATCCTCGTGGTGAACTCGAACTTCGGCTGCGGCTCCTCGCGCGAACACGCCCCGCAGGCGCTGATGCGCTGGGGGATCGACGCCATCGTCGGCGAGAGCTTCGCCGAGATCTTCGCGGGCAACTGCCTCGGTCTGGGCATCCCGACCGTGACGGCCGATCACGAGTCGGTCGTCGCGCTGCAGGACTGGATCGAGGACAACCCCGACGATTCGATCGCGGTCTCCGTCGCGGCCGAAACCGTCACCTACGGCGGGACGACGCTCGACGTCACGGTGGACGAGGCCCAGCGGCGGGCGCTCGTCGACGGCAACTGGGACACGACGGCGCTCATGCGCCAGAACGCCGAGTCCGTTCGCGAGACGGCCGAATCGCTCCCGTACGTCGACCTCGAGCCCGACGACGGCATCGGGCGGACGGGACAATGA
- a CDS encoding isocitrate/isopropylmalate dehydrogenase family protein — protein MSGTDPDAGGETIVVIPGDGVGQEVVPAAVDVLEALDPGFEFASYEAGDHVADERGTPLPAETRAAVEAADATLFGAAGETAADVILPLRSAVDSFVNVRPARAYPGVDAVRPETDLVFLRENTEGVYAGLEHRLTDDVATGTRLTTRDASQRLAEFACRYLDDVAADAFTVVHKANVMGETDGLFREAVFDVAAERGVEPDEVLMDAFATRVCLDPTQFDVVVCPNLAGDVLSDLAAGLVGGLGLLPSANLGPERGLFEPVHGTAPDIAGEGVANPSATILSAAMLLEFLGYDEDARAVRRAVESVLESGPRTPDLGGDATTDDVTGAIVARLDTE, from the coding sequence ATGAGCGGCACCGATCCGGACGCAGGCGGCGAAACGATCGTCGTGATTCCGGGCGACGGCGTCGGGCAGGAAGTCGTCCCGGCCGCCGTCGACGTGCTCGAGGCGCTCGATCCGGGCTTCGAATTCGCGTCCTACGAGGCCGGCGATCACGTCGCGGACGAGCGCGGCACGCCGCTGCCCGCGGAGACGCGCGCGGCCGTCGAGGCGGCCGACGCGACCCTGTTCGGCGCCGCGGGCGAGACGGCCGCGGACGTGATCCTGCCCCTTCGGAGCGCCGTCGACTCCTTCGTCAACGTTCGCCCGGCCAGGGCGTACCCGGGCGTCGACGCCGTCCGGCCGGAGACCGACCTCGTCTTCCTCCGCGAGAACACCGAGGGCGTCTACGCCGGGCTGGAACACCGCCTCACCGACGACGTCGCGACGGGCACGCGACTCACGACCCGCGACGCATCCCAGCGCCTCGCCGAGTTCGCCTGTCGGTACCTCGACGACGTCGCGGCCGACGCGTTCACCGTCGTCCACAAGGCGAACGTCATGGGCGAGACCGACGGGCTCTTTCGCGAGGCCGTCTTCGACGTGGCGGCCGAGCGCGGCGTCGAGCCAGACGAGGTTCTCATGGACGCCTTCGCGACCCGGGTCTGTCTCGACCCGACGCAGTTCGACGTCGTCGTCTGTCCGAACCTCGCGGGGGACGTGCTCTCCGACCTTGCGGCCGGCCTCGTCGGCGGGCTCGGCCTCCTCCCCTCCGCAAACCTGGGGCCCGAGCGCGGGCTGTTCGAACCGGTCCACGGAACGGCGCCGGACATCGCCGGGGAGGGCGTCGCGAACCCGAGCGCGACGATCCTCTCGGCCGCCATGCTGCTGGAATTCCTCGGGTACGACGAGGACGCGCGGGCGGTTCGCCGGGCCGTCGAGTCCGTTCTCGAGTCCGGTCCGCGAACGCCCGACCTCGGCGGCGACGCGACGACCGACGACGTCACCGGGGCGATCGTCGCGCGCCTCGACACCGAGTGA
- a CDS encoding GNAT family N-acetyltransferase, whose product MIEYRPLDEDHRKAFSEYVGYGFTPESGPVDFDPTEDDHERMQLGARRGLFDTESAADDPLVVCLHHWFDALVRGDHHPSPGLSMVASPPEHRRKGYVEELLARSLAEYRDRGDRFSLLWPFRYRFYRQFGWETASARHAYTCEPSALSFARDRLDEAGSFRPVEAEEYERLASVYDAMAGRYALSIDRSDDWWTHRIFTGWDDDPYAYVWERGGEPRGYLVYFVEGSWGDRSMRVRDLAFRDTEALLALCAYLANHDSQISELSFTLPTDVPLRDLATDPEELDCELSNGPMVRLVDAHETLPALSYPAADEESVTLAVEDPLVDWHDDPLRLVVADGTPTCERVPGADPDLSLDVGTLSQVVVGYRTASDLARLGRLDAPDDVVATLDRLFPRDQPYVDTGF is encoded by the coding sequence ATGATCGAGTATCGTCCCCTCGACGAGGACCACCGGAAGGCCTTCAGTGAGTACGTCGGCTACGGCTTCACCCCCGAGTCGGGCCCGGTCGACTTCGACCCGACCGAGGACGACCACGAACGGATGCAACTCGGCGCGCGCCGCGGCCTCTTCGACACCGAGTCGGCGGCCGACGACCCGCTGGTCGTCTGTCTGCACCACTGGTTCGACGCGCTCGTCCGCGGCGACCACCATCCCTCGCCCGGCCTCTCGATGGTCGCCTCACCCCCGGAGCACCGCCGGAAGGGCTACGTCGAGGAGTTGCTCGCCCGTTCGCTCGCCGAGTATCGCGACCGCGGCGATCGCTTCTCGCTCCTCTGGCCGTTTCGCTACCGCTTCTACCGCCAGTTCGGCTGGGAGACCGCCTCCGCCCGCCACGCCTACACGTGCGAGCCCTCGGCCCTCTCGTTCGCACGGGATCGACTCGACGAGGCGGGTTCGTTCCGACCTGTCGAGGCCGAGGAGTACGAGCGTCTCGCGTCCGTCTACGACGCGATGGCGGGCCGGTACGCGCTCTCGATCGACCGCTCCGACGACTGGTGGACCCACCGGATCTTCACCGGGTGGGACGATGACCCCTACGCGTACGTCTGGGAGCGAGGCGGCGAGCCGCGCGGGTATCTCGTCTACTTCGTCGAGGGGTCGTGGGGCGACCGATCGATGCGCGTCCGGGATCTCGCGTTCCGCGATACCGAGGCACTGCTCGCGCTCTGTGCGTACCTCGCCAACCACGATTCCCAGATTTCGGAACTCTCGTTCACCCTCCCGACCGACGTCCCACTTCGCGACCTCGCGACCGACCCCGAGGAGCTCGACTGCGAGCTGTCGAACGGTCCGATGGTCCGCCTCGTCGACGCCCACGAGACGCTCCCGGCGCTCTCGTACCCGGCCGCCGACGAGGAGAGCGTGACGCTCGCCGTCGAGGATCCGCTCGTCGACTGGCACGACGACCCGCTCCGCCTCGTCGTCGCGGACGGCACCCCGACGTGCGAACGCGTCCCCGGCGCCGATCCCGACCTCTCCCTCGACGTGGGGACGCTCTCGCAGGTGGTCGTCGGCTATCGCACGGCGAGCGACCTCGCCCGACTCGGCCGGCTCGACGCGCCCGACGACGTCGTCGCGACGCTCGACCGGCTCTTCCCCCGCGACCAGCCGTACGTGGATACCGGATTCTGA